In one window of Helianthus annuus cultivar XRQ/B chromosome 17, HanXRQr2.0-SUNRISE, whole genome shotgun sequence DNA:
- the LOC110924431 gene encoding uncharacterized protein LOC110924431, with amino-acid sequence MGVKHIEAHVDSMLVAGQINGQYEAKGDVMALYLGQAKTLLQTFYSYKVHHINRSENKPADALSKLASTSFQHLAKDVRIEVLSNPSVPLREVCVIQTGTTSWMTPIIMYLQSGILPENKAEARKIQYKAEHYQMADGIL; translated from the coding sequence ATGGGAGTCAAGCATATCGAAGCGCACGTGGATTCCATGTTAGTAGCCGGGCAAATCAACGGCCAGTACGAAGCCAAAGGAGATGTAATGGCGCTCTATCTGGGCCAAGCAAAAACGTTGCTGCAAACCTTCTATTCctacaaggtgcaccacataaaCAGGAGCGAGAACAAACCAGCAGACGCGCTGAGTAAACTCGCATCTACAAGCTTTCAACACCTTGCAAAGGATGTGCGCATAGAAGTTTTAAGCAACCCATCTGTCCCACTTCGGGAAGTATGCGTCATCCAGACAGGGACAACGTCTTGGATGACCCCAATAATCATGTACCTTCAGTCCGGGATACTACCCGAAAACAAAGCGGAGGCAAGAAAAATCCAATACAAGGCCGAGCACTACCAGATGGCCGATGGAATTTTATAA